In Candidatus Methylomirabilota bacterium, the following are encoded in one genomic region:
- the istB gene encoding IS21-like element helper ATPase IstB, translating to MSAAQLERLQEQMQRLRLFKSRERLEALLQEATTKEASYADFLDTLLAEEVASKTAKHVTMRTHLARFPFVKSLETFDFSYQPSLDKKQIQTLSSCHFIEHGENVVFLGPPGVGKSHLAVGLGLKAIERGYRVLFTTAAGLLTALTRAATEGRLDDRLKLYTVPRLLIIDEIGYLPIDRAGANLFFQLISRRYERGPMILTSNQSFGSWGELFGDPVLATAILDRVLHHAITINIRGNSYRLKDKLKAGLVKPVEATTT from the coding sequence ATGAGCGCGGCCCAGCTCGAGCGCCTGCAGGAGCAGATGCAGCGGCTGCGGCTCTTCAAGAGCCGCGAGCGGCTGGAGGCCCTCCTCCAGGAGGCTACGACGAAGGAGGCCTCGTACGCCGACTTCCTCGATACTCTGCTCGCCGAGGAGGTCGCGTCGAAGACCGCCAAGCACGTCACGATGCGCACCCACCTCGCGCGCTTCCCCTTCGTGAAGAGCCTGGAGACCTTCGACTTCAGCTACCAGCCCTCGCTCGACAAGAAGCAGATCCAGACGCTAAGCAGCTGCCACTTCATCGAGCACGGCGAGAATGTCGTCTTCCTCGGGCCGCCCGGCGTCGGCAAGTCGCACCTGGCCGTGGGGCTCGGGCTCAAGGCCATCGAGCGCGGGTATCGCGTGCTCTTCACGACGGCGGCCGGGCTGCTCACGGCCCTGACGCGGGCGGCCACCGAAGGCCGCCTGGACGACCGTCTCAAACTCTACACCGTCCCGCGCCTGCTCATCATCGATGAGATCGGCTACCTGCCCATCGACCGGGCCGGCGCCAATCTCTTCTTTCAGCTCATCAGTCGGCGGTACGAGCGTGGCCCCATGATCCTGACGAGCAACCAGAGCTTTGGGAGCTGGGGCGAGCTCTTCGGCGACCCCGTGCTCGCCACGGCCATCCTCGACCGGGTCCTGCACCACGCGATCACGATCAATATCCGCGGCAACTCCTACCGGCTGAAGGACAAACTCAAAGCCGGCCTCGTGAAGCCGGTCGAGGCCACTACCACCTAA